The following proteins are encoded in a genomic region of Glycine max cultivar Williams 82 chromosome 18, Glycine_max_v4.0, whole genome shotgun sequence:
- the LOC100791062 gene encoding ras-related protein Rab11A: MASGRSYGDANQKVDYVFKVVLIGDSAVGKSQILARFARNEFSLDSKATIGVEFQTRTLVIQHKSIKAQIWDTAGQERYRAVTSAYYRGAVGAMLVYDITKRQSFDHIPRWLEELRNHADKNIVIILIGNKSDLENQRQVPTEDAKEFAEKEGLFFLETSALEATNVETAFMTVLTEIFNIINKKNLAASDNQGNDNSASLSGKKIIVPGPAQEIPKRSMCCQ, encoded by the exons ATGGCTAGTGGAAGAAGCTACGGAGACGCGAACCAGAAGGTAGATTACGTGTTCAAGGTGGTGCTAATTGGTGATTCCGCGGTGGGGAAGTCGCAGATACTTGCACGCTTCGCGAGAAACGAGTTCAGTTTGGACTCAAAGGCCACAATCGGCGTCGAGTTCCAAACGCGCACTTTGGTCATTCAGCACAAGAGCATCAAGGCTCAGATCTGGGACACTGCCGGCCAAGAACG ATACAGAGCAGTTACAAGTGCATACTACAGGGGTGCTGTTGGGGCAATGTTGGTTTATGACATCACTAAACGTCAAAGCTTTGATCACATACCTCGTTGGTTAGAAGAACTGCGTAACCATGCGGATAAGAATATAGTCATCATTCTTATAGGAAACAAAAGTGATCTTGAGAACCAGCGTCAAGTACCCACAGAGGATGCAAAAGAATTTGCCGAGAAAGAAGGCTTATTTTTCCTAGAGACCTCAGCACTGGAAGCAACTAACGTTGAAACAGCTTTCATGACTGTTTTGACAGAAATATTCAACATTATCAACAAGAAGAACCTAGCTGCTAGTGATAATCAGGGAAATGACAACTCAGCATCTTTGTCTGGCAAGAAGATTATTGTTCCTGGTCCTGCACAGGAAATTCCCAAGAGGAGCATGTGTTGTCAGTAA